The following proteins come from a genomic window of Phycodurus eques isolate BA_2022a chromosome 9, UOR_Pequ_1.1, whole genome shotgun sequence:
- the shtn3 gene encoding shootin-1 isoform X2, translating to MTIHTVSQMVIEEVNVLQTQLEIEKSCRENAEALATKLNSENRKLKYLSLSSRPPCLDEMLPSISDCIAMETDDGETAEDDMIRYQQQVKERREAMSNLLEEKKNFLCQIDEQQRRIEELSEKSERDEREMKQLRDTVEQHSKTIKRFNRVSVMATQEYEGMREQLDLEQSLRIKAETYAHEMLVKQKEANRQSALLLQSAEPTLRLLSALEEVAVLTKTLEDERLQHQQQVRELQSELDDSVAKKNLKSLQRQVELLEEEKKDVEGRLEHAEKNIQQLHTQLQLLQRVAITTDPPPPPPPPLPPPPAPMTPSVAPPPTPLPQPPPPPPPPPPPPPPPPPSRCNPLSSLIAIMRKTSKGSKTSLKVEQPAASDDAVKVKAVNEMMERIKHGVVLRPVKSQDSKRVAVRQPQASEDKSQESAMDELKGILETVKRSPSRGSQEAPSPTGKKDSELEVILRRRRNKAGGAGSGDERDGHLSHVSSCDSLNGRRASSESGKDPDGSVTPSNSMAGPWAVGEKRGNGPGPVVARRRSSDKSGSWQERRSGCSMSEKETADSPVGNGYEHSVTVDTAAAKMPIQSNGVENGKDAHTAIFVVGEMYCGDAEGDSQGAL from the exons tgtctcAGATGGTGATCGAGGAGGTGAACGTTCTACAGACTCAGCTGGAAATCGAGAAGTCGTGTCGGGAGAATGCAGAGGCGCTTGCCACCAAG CTAAACAGCGAGAACAGGAAGTTGAAGTACCTGAGCCTGTCGTCGCGGCCGCCGTGTTTGGATGAGATGCTTCCCAGCATCTCCGATTGCATCGCCATGGAGACCGACGACGGCGAGACAGCCGAAGACGATATGATACGATACCAGCAGCAGGTCAAAG agcggCGAGAGGCGATGAGCAACTTGTTGGAGGAGAAGAAAAACTTCCTGTGTCAGATTGATGAGCAGCAGAGAAGAATCGAGGAGCTGAGTGAGAAG TCCGAACGAGACGAGCGAGAAATGAAGCAGCTTCGTGATACCGTCGAGCAACACAGCAAAACCATCAAGCGCTTCAACAGAG TGTCCGTGATGGCGACACAGGAGTACGAGGGCATGAGGGAGCAGCTGGACCTGGAGCAGAGCCTTCGCATCAAAGCCGAGACGTATGCACATGAG ATGCTGGTGAAGCAGAAGGAGGCCAATCGTCAGAGCGCGCTGCTGCTGCAGAGCGCCGAGCCGACGCTGCGGTTGCTCAGCGCCTTGGAGGAGGTCGCCGTCCTCACCAAGACGCTGGAGGACGAGCGGTTGCAGCATCAGCAACAA GTGCGTGAGCTGCAGTCCGAGCTGGACGACAGCGTTGCGAAGAAGAATCTCAAGAGTCTGCAGAGGCAAGTGGAGCTGCTGGAGGAGGAAAAGAAAGACGTGGAGGGACGACTGGAACACGCGGAGAAGAACATCCAACAGCTGCACACACAAC TCCAGCTGCTCCAGAGGGTCGCCATAACGACCGaccctcctccacctccacctccaccgctccctcctcctcctgctcccaTGACTCCCAGTGTTGCCCCGCCGCCAACGCCGCTCCCGCAGCCGCCACCCCCACCtccacccccccctcctccccctcctcctcctcctccatccagATGCAACCCCCTCAG TTCTCTGATTGCCATCATGAGGAAGACGTCCAAAGGCTCCAAAACATCTTTGAAGGTGGAGCAGCCTGCAG cCTCTGATGACGCCGTGAAGGTGAAGGCCGTCAATGAGATGATGGAGCGTATCAAACATGGTGTGGTGCTGCGACCCGTCAAGAGTCAGGACAGCAAG AGAGTCGCCGTCAGA CAACCTCAAGCCAGTGAGGATAAATCTCAGGAGAGTGCCATGGACGAACTCAAAGGCATCCTG GAGACGGTGAAGCGCAGTCCTAGCCGAGGCTCCCAGGAGGCACCCTCACCAACAGGGAAGAAGGATAGCGAGCTGGAAGTTATCCTGAGAAGACGACGCAACAAGGCGGGAGGGGCCGGATCTGGAG ATGAGCGTGATGGTCATCTGAGTCACGTGTCATCCTGCGACAGCCTGAATGGGAGACGCGCCAGCAGCGAGTCGGGGAAAGATCCTGACGGTTCTGTCACACCGTCCAACTCCATGGCGGGTCCATGGGCAGTCGGGGAGAAACGAGGAAATGGGCCGGGACCTGTggtggcgaggaggaggagctcgGACAAATCGGGATCCTGGCAGGAAAGACGATCTGGCTGCTCCATGTCGGAAAAAGAGACGGCCGATTCTCCTGTTGGAAACGGCTACGAGCACAG TGTCACTGTGGATACCGCCGCAGCAAAGATGCCTATTCAGTCCAACGGTGTCGAGAACGGCAAGGATGCGCATACAGCCATCTTTGTGGTGGGCGAGATGTACTGCGGCGACGCTGAGGGTGACAGCCAGGGTGCTCTCTGA
- the shtn3 gene encoding shootin-1 isoform X1: MLPCSSSSPMEGGEEEEKEKDAHMHTECSRLTEQRDEAERQLKHIKRVSQMVIEEVNVLQTQLEIEKSCRENAEALATKLNSENRKLKYLSLSSRPPCLDEMLPSISDCIAMETDDGETAEDDMIRYQQQVKERREAMSNLLEEKKNFLCQIDEQQRRIEELSEKSERDEREMKQLRDTVEQHSKTIKRFNRVSVMATQEYEGMREQLDLEQSLRIKAETYAHEMLVKQKEANRQSALLLQSAEPTLRLLSALEEVAVLTKTLEDERLQHQQQVRELQSELDDSVAKKNLKSLQRQVELLEEEKKDVEGRLEHAEKNIQQLHTQLQLLQRVAITTDPPPPPPPPLPPPPAPMTPSVAPPPTPLPQPPPPPPPPPPPPPPPPPSRCNPLSSLIAIMRKTSKGSKTSLKVEQPAASDDAVKVKAVNEMMERIKHGVVLRPVKSQDSKRVAVRQPQASEDKSQESAMDELKGILETVKRSPSRGSQEAPSPTGKKDSELEVILRRRRNKAGGAGSGDERDGHLSHVSSCDSLNGRRASSESGKDPDGSVTPSNSMAGPWAVGEKRGNGPGPVVARRRSSDKSGSWQERRSGCSMSEKETADSPVGNGYEHSVTVDTAAAKMPIQSNGVENGKDAHTAIFVVGEMYCGDAEGDSQGAL, from the exons tgtctcAGATGGTGATCGAGGAGGTGAACGTTCTACAGACTCAGCTGGAAATCGAGAAGTCGTGTCGGGAGAATGCAGAGGCGCTTGCCACCAAG CTAAACAGCGAGAACAGGAAGTTGAAGTACCTGAGCCTGTCGTCGCGGCCGCCGTGTTTGGATGAGATGCTTCCCAGCATCTCCGATTGCATCGCCATGGAGACCGACGACGGCGAGACAGCCGAAGACGATATGATACGATACCAGCAGCAGGTCAAAG agcggCGAGAGGCGATGAGCAACTTGTTGGAGGAGAAGAAAAACTTCCTGTGTCAGATTGATGAGCAGCAGAGAAGAATCGAGGAGCTGAGTGAGAAG TCCGAACGAGACGAGCGAGAAATGAAGCAGCTTCGTGATACCGTCGAGCAACACAGCAAAACCATCAAGCGCTTCAACAGAG TGTCCGTGATGGCGACACAGGAGTACGAGGGCATGAGGGAGCAGCTGGACCTGGAGCAGAGCCTTCGCATCAAAGCCGAGACGTATGCACATGAG ATGCTGGTGAAGCAGAAGGAGGCCAATCGTCAGAGCGCGCTGCTGCTGCAGAGCGCCGAGCCGACGCTGCGGTTGCTCAGCGCCTTGGAGGAGGTCGCCGTCCTCACCAAGACGCTGGAGGACGAGCGGTTGCAGCATCAGCAACAA GTGCGTGAGCTGCAGTCCGAGCTGGACGACAGCGTTGCGAAGAAGAATCTCAAGAGTCTGCAGAGGCAAGTGGAGCTGCTGGAGGAGGAAAAGAAAGACGTGGAGGGACGACTGGAACACGCGGAGAAGAACATCCAACAGCTGCACACACAAC TCCAGCTGCTCCAGAGGGTCGCCATAACGACCGaccctcctccacctccacctccaccgctccctcctcctcctgctcccaTGACTCCCAGTGTTGCCCCGCCGCCAACGCCGCTCCCGCAGCCGCCACCCCCACCtccacccccccctcctccccctcctcctcctcctccatccagATGCAACCCCCTCAG TTCTCTGATTGCCATCATGAGGAAGACGTCCAAAGGCTCCAAAACATCTTTGAAGGTGGAGCAGCCTGCAG cCTCTGATGACGCCGTGAAGGTGAAGGCCGTCAATGAGATGATGGAGCGTATCAAACATGGTGTGGTGCTGCGACCCGTCAAGAGTCAGGACAGCAAG AGAGTCGCCGTCAGA CAACCTCAAGCCAGTGAGGATAAATCTCAGGAGAGTGCCATGGACGAACTCAAAGGCATCCTG GAGACGGTGAAGCGCAGTCCTAGCCGAGGCTCCCAGGAGGCACCCTCACCAACAGGGAAGAAGGATAGCGAGCTGGAAGTTATCCTGAGAAGACGACGCAACAAGGCGGGAGGGGCCGGATCTGGAG ATGAGCGTGATGGTCATCTGAGTCACGTGTCATCCTGCGACAGCCTGAATGGGAGACGCGCCAGCAGCGAGTCGGGGAAAGATCCTGACGGTTCTGTCACACCGTCCAACTCCATGGCGGGTCCATGGGCAGTCGGGGAGAAACGAGGAAATGGGCCGGGACCTGTggtggcgaggaggaggagctcgGACAAATCGGGATCCTGGCAGGAAAGACGATCTGGCTGCTCCATGTCGGAAAAAGAGACGGCCGATTCTCCTGTTGGAAACGGCTACGAGCACAG TGTCACTGTGGATACCGCCGCAGCAAAGATGCCTATTCAGTCCAACGGTGTCGAGAACGGCAAGGATGCGCATACAGCCATCTTTGTGGTGGGCGAGATGTACTGCGGCGACGCTGAGGGTGACAGCCAGGGTGCTCTCTGA
- the gm2a gene encoding LOW QUALITY PROTEIN: ganglioside GM2 activator (The sequence of the model RefSeq protein was modified relative to this genomic sequence to represent the inferred CDS: deleted 1 base in 1 codon): MKPIVMFAVTLSMLGVVVLTERQHGWKRINKVKVSGFAWENCGKPDAAAVLKTLSVSPDPISIPGDLTASASGSTSVELRAPLNVNVTVEKEVAGFWVKIPCLDDLGSCHYPDACDLLNQLIPPGQDCPEPLHTYGLPCRCPFKPGSYVLPQSDFFLPFMDVPLWLSNGDYRLQGVLGDGDGEELGCLKVALSLHSEKTYAALTSTGSTHDAQVIF; encoded by the exons ATGAAGCCCATTGTGATGTTTGCCGTCACGTTGAGCATGCTGGGAGTTGTAGTTTTAACCGAAAGGCAGCACGGCTGGAAGAGAATCAACAAAGTCAAG GTTTCTGGCTTTGCGTGGGAGAACTGCGGCAAGCCGGACGCGGCGGCGGTGCTGAAGACCCTCAGCGTGTCGCCTGACCCCATCAGCATCCCCGGAGACCTGACGGCGTCCGCGTCGGGCTCCACGTCCGTGGAGCTCCGTGCACCTCTGAAT GTGAACGTCACTGTGGAGAAGGAGGTGGCTGGCTTTTGGGTGAAGATTCCGTGTTTAGACGACCTGGGAAGTTGTCACTAT CCTGACGCTTGCGACCTTTTGAACCAGCTGATCCCGCCTGGACAAGACTGCCCGGAACCGCTGCACACCTACGGACTGCCCTGTCGCTGCCCCTTTAAACCT GGCTCGTACGTGCTGCCTCAGTCGGACTTCTTCCTGCCCTTCATGGACGTCCCGTTGTGGCTCAGTAATGGAGATTATCGTCTTCAGGGGGTCCTGGGCGACGGCGATGGTGAGGAGCTGGGCTGCCTCAAGGTGGCGCTGTCTCTCCACTCAGAAAAAACATATGCAGCGCTCACTTCTACTGGATCAACACATGACGctcaagtcatattttaa